From Macaca mulatta isolate MMU2019108-1 chromosome 1, T2T-MMU8v2.0, whole genome shotgun sequence, the proteins below share one genomic window:
- the HNRNPCL1 gene encoding heterogeneous nuclear ribonucleoprotein C-like 1 yields MASNVTNKTDPHSVNSRVFIGNLNTLVVKKSDVEAIFSKYGRVAGCSVHKGFAFVQYAKEINARAAVAGEDGRMVAGQVVDINLAAEPKANQRKAGGKRSAAETSGSSFDSDYDFQRDYYGRMYSFPARIPPPPPVALAGGPSKRPRVSGSTSGRRTSGFGSKSGQRGSHKSGKLKGDDLQAIKQELTQIKEKVASLLQNLENIEKEQSKEGVEVKNATSQEEQSSSSVKKGEAHVKLESEGGADGSADERPLLDDADNEDRADEQLELIKDDEKEAEEGEDKRDGANGQDDSEAHSGV; encoded by the coding sequence ATGGCCAGCAACGTTACCAACAAGACAGATCCTCACTCCGTGAACTCCCGTGTGTTCATTGGGAATCTCAACACTCTCGTTGTCAAGAAATCTGATGTGGAGGCCATCTTTTCCAAGTATGGCAGAGTCGCGGGCTGCTCTGTTCATAAGGGCTTTGCCTTCGTTCAATACGCTAAGGAGATAAACGCCCGCGCCGCTGTGGCGGGAGAGGACGGCAGAATGGTTGCCGGCCAGGTTGTGGATATAAACCTGGCTGCGGAGCCAAAAGCGAACCAGCGAAAAGCAGGCGGGAAACGATCAGCAGCGGAGACGTCCGGCTCCTCCTTTGACTCGGACTATGACTTCCAACGGGATTATTACGGTCGGATGTACAGTTTCCCGGCACGgatccctcctcctcctcctgttgctctggctggaggGCCCTCGAAACGTCCGCGCGTGTCAGGAAGCACCTCAGGAAGGCGCACAAGTGGCTTCGGTTCCAAGAGTGGACAGAGGGGATCTCACAAGTCTGGAAAGTTGAAAGGAGATGACCTTCAGGCCATCAAGCAGGAGTTGACCCAGATAAAAGAGAAAGTGGCTTCTCTCCTGCAAAACCTGGAAAACATTGAAAAGGAACAGAGCAAAGAAGGAGTAGAGGTGAAGAACGCTACGTCACAAGAGGAGCAGAGCAGCAGCTCCGTGAAGAAAGGGGAGGCTCACGTGAAGCTGGAGTCTGAGGGGGGCGCAGATGGCTCTGCTGACGAGCGGCCCCTACTGGACGATGCTGATAATGAAGATCGGGCGGATGAGCAGCTGGAGTTGATCAAGGATGATGAaaaagaggctgaggaaggagaggataAGAGAGACGGCGCCAATGGCCAGGATGACTCTGAAGCACATAGTGGGGTTTAG